The following coding sequences are from one Bradyrhizobium sp. 200 window:
- a CDS encoding ABC transporter ATP-binding protein, giving the protein MTETKKEDTVLDVKNLQTVFFTNSGLFRAVDDVSFTVRRGETLAIVGESGCGKSVTALSVMRLVPDPPGRVVGGSVTLEGTDLLGLDEAEMRKIRGNRISMIFQEPMTSLNPVMRIGDQITEVLRLHREMTSRETWAKAVEMLRLVRIPEPERRAQEYPHQLSGGMRQRAMIAMALACRPALLIADEPTTALDVTIQAQILALIVDLQKTLGTGLILITHDLGVVAQTAQRVIVMYAGKKVEEATVEDLFANPKHPYTRGLMASMPAVISFGAKTDARLNEIPGMVPSLTNLPPGCAFAPRCSLAIDRCRAEYPPLQETGGDHFAACWRAAELVGAP; this is encoded by the coding sequence ATGACGGAGACAAAGAAGGAAGACACGGTTCTCGATGTGAAGAACCTGCAGACGGTGTTCTTCACCAATTCCGGATTGTTCCGGGCGGTCGACGACGTCTCGTTTACCGTGCGCCGCGGCGAGACGCTGGCGATCGTCGGCGAGTCCGGCTGCGGCAAGAGCGTGACCGCGCTGTCGGTGATGCGGCTGGTCCCGGACCCGCCGGGCCGGGTGGTCGGCGGCTCGGTGACGCTGGAAGGGACCGACCTGCTCGGCCTCGACGAGGCCGAGATGCGCAAGATCCGCGGCAACCGGATCTCGATGATCTTTCAGGAGCCGATGACCTCGCTCAATCCCGTGATGCGGATCGGCGACCAGATCACCGAGGTGCTGCGCCTGCACCGGGAAATGACGTCCAGGGAGACGTGGGCCAAGGCGGTCGAGATGCTGCGCCTGGTCCGCATTCCCGAGCCGGAACGCCGCGCGCAGGAATATCCGCATCAGCTTTCCGGCGGCATGCGGCAGCGCGCCATGATCGCGATGGCGCTGGCATGCCGGCCGGCGCTGTTGATCGCGGACGAGCCGACCACGGCGCTCGACGTGACGATCCAGGCGCAGATTCTGGCGCTGATCGTCGATCTGCAGAAGACGCTCGGCACCGGACTGATCCTGATCACGCACGACCTCGGCGTCGTGGCGCAGACCGCCCAGCGCGTCATCGTGATGTATGCCGGCAAGAAGGTCGAGGAAGCGACCGTGGAAGACCTGTTCGCGAATCCGAAGCATCCTTATACGCGCGGGCTGATGGCCTCGATGCCGGCGGTGATTTCGTTTGGCGCCAAGACCGATGCACGGTTGAACGAAATTCCGGGCATGGTGCCGTCGTTGACCAACTTGCCGCCGGGCTGCGCCTTTGCGCCGCGCTGCAGCCTCGCCATCGATCGCTGCCGCGCCGAATATCCGCCGCTGCAGGAAACGGGCGGCGATCATTTCGCGGCGTGCTGGCGCGCGGCAGAATTGGTGGGCGCGCCATGA
- a CDS encoding dipeptide ABC transporter ATP-binding protein, whose protein sequence is MTDQRPLLEVTDLVKHYAVRGGVLRRRVGTVHAVDGVSFSVGKGETLGLVGESGCGKSTVARSVLRLVEPSSGAIKLNGTDITGLSKAEMRPHRRSMQIVFQDPFASLNPRMTAGDIVGEPLGVHGLATGRTQQERVAELFAQVGLRSDQMKNYPHQFSGGQRQRICIARALSLGPSLIVCDEPVSALDVSIQAQVINLLIDLQRKNDFSYLFIAHDLAVVAHISHRVAVMYLGRIVEIADKSELFANPRHPYTQALLASVPIADPKAKRLAPMVDGDVPSPINPPSGCAFHTRCRYAMDRCKVERPALVEAGEGHQVACWLNEGTGRPE, encoded by the coding sequence ATGACCGATCAACGCCCGTTGCTGGAGGTTACCGACCTCGTCAAGCATTACGCGGTGCGCGGCGGCGTGCTGCGACGTCGCGTCGGCACCGTACATGCGGTCGACGGCGTCAGCTTTTCCGTCGGCAAGGGCGAGACGCTCGGGCTGGTCGGCGAATCCGGCTGCGGCAAATCAACGGTCGCCCGCAGCGTGCTGCGGCTGGTGGAGCCGTCCAGCGGCGCCATCAAGCTCAACGGCACCGACATCACAGGCTTGAGTAAAGCCGAGATGCGGCCGCATCGGCGCTCGATGCAGATCGTGTTCCAGGACCCGTTCGCATCGCTCAATCCACGAATGACCGCCGGCGATATCGTCGGCGAACCGCTCGGCGTGCACGGGCTTGCCACCGGCCGGACGCAACAGGAACGGGTCGCCGAACTGTTCGCGCAAGTGGGCTTGCGGTCCGATCAGATGAAGAATTATCCGCATCAGTTTTCTGGCGGACAGCGGCAGCGCATCTGTATCGCGCGGGCGCTATCGCTCGGGCCAAGCCTCATCGTGTGCGACGAGCCGGTGTCGGCGCTCGATGTCTCGATCCAGGCGCAGGTGATCAACCTGTTGATCGACCTGCAGCGCAAGAACGATTTTTCGTACCTGTTCATCGCCCACGATCTCGCCGTCGTCGCCCATATCAGCCACCGCGTGGCGGTGATGTATCTCGGGCGCATTGTCGAGATCGCCGACAAGAGCGAACTGTTCGCCAACCCGCGCCATCCCTACACGCAGGCGCTGCTGGCCTCGGTCCCGATCGCCGATCCCAAGGCAAAGCGCCTTGCGCCCATGGTCGACGGCGACGTCCCGAGCCCCATCAATCCGCCCTCGGGATGCGCCTTCCACACCCGCTGCCGCTACGCCATGGACCGCTGCAAGGTAGAGCGGCCGGCGCTGGTGGAAGCCGGCGAAGGACATCAGGTGGCGTGCTGGCTGAACGAGGGGACGGGGCGGCCGGAGTAG
- a CDS encoding ABC transporter permease — protein sequence MTTINFDSELRRAGAHSTHGWRRLLFLAQRYLLGTFGLIIMVLFVWMAISADLICRYDPLSVDSAQRLAAPSAAHWMGTDSFGRDVWSRIVHGARISLAVGIGATALGSSIGVIVGLASGYLSGWVDLLFQRITDILQALPLLVLALVMTAALGPSLPNVIIAIAIPLIPTVARVIRANTLALRELPFVEAAKSIGMSETRIALRHVLPNTLAPLIVLATAQLGSTILTEASLSFLGLGIPEPYPSWGRMLSESAAEYVRTAPWLVIFPGVAISLAVFGTNLFGDALRDILDPRQRG from the coding sequence TTGACCACGATCAACTTCGATAGCGAGTTAAGACGGGCCGGCGCCCACTCGACGCATGGCTGGCGCCGCCTGCTGTTTCTCGCGCAGCGCTACCTGCTCGGCACATTCGGCCTCATCATCATGGTGCTGTTCGTCTGGATGGCGATCTCGGCCGACCTGATCTGCCGCTACGATCCGCTCAGCGTCGATTCCGCGCAGCGGCTGGCGGCGCCCAGCGCGGCGCACTGGATGGGAACCGATTCATTCGGCCGCGACGTCTGGAGCCGGATCGTCCATGGCGCGCGGATCTCGCTGGCCGTCGGGATCGGCGCCACCGCGCTGGGATCGTCGATCGGCGTCATCGTCGGCCTTGCATCGGGTTATCTCTCGGGCTGGGTCGACCTCCTGTTCCAGCGCATCACCGATATTCTGCAGGCGCTGCCCTTGCTGGTGCTGGCGCTGGTGATGACGGCGGCGCTCGGGCCGTCGTTGCCGAACGTGATCATCGCGATTGCGATCCCGCTGATCCCGACGGTCGCCCGCGTGATCCGCGCCAACACGCTGGCGCTGCGCGAGCTGCCGTTCGTCGAGGCCGCCAAATCGATCGGTATGAGCGAAACCCGCATCGCGCTGCGCCACGTGCTGCCCAACACGCTGGCGCCCCTGATCGTGCTGGCGACCGCGCAGCTCGGCTCCACCATCCTCACCGAGGCCTCGCTGTCGTTTCTCGGCCTCGGCATTCCCGAGCCCTATCCGTCCTGGGGACGCATGCTGTCGGAATCGGCGGCGGAATATGTCCGCACCGCGCCGTGGCTGGTGATCTTCCCCGGCGTCGCCATCAGCCTTGCGGTGTTCGGTACCAATCTGTTCGGCGATGCGCTGCGCGACATCCTCGACCCGAGGCAGCGCGGCTGA
- a CDS encoding ABC transporter substrate-binding protein — translation MRSVHALAAAALLLLPAYDLASAGEPKQGGILRMYHRDSPGSASIHEGATYSINIPFMPVFNNLVMFKQDVAQNSVESIVPDLAESWAWSADNRKLTFKLRRGVKWHDGKPFTSADVKCTFDMVMGKSQQKFRQNPRKSWYDQVSDVTVNGDYEASFELKRPQPALLSLLASGYTPVYPCHVSPAEMRTKPIGTGPFKFVEFKANESIKLTRNPDYWKKGLPHLDGIEFTIITNRSTAILGFVSDKFDMTFPTEVSIPLLKEVKSQAPKAVCVVEPINVSTNIIVNSSAPPFDNLDIRRALALALDRKAFIQIMFEGQADIGGTMLPAPGGLWAMPKEMLESIPGYGPDINASREEARKLMQKAGYGPDKRLAVKVATRNIPIYRDPAVILIDQLKSIYIDGELDVVDTAQWFPKVARKDYALGLNLTGNAVDDPDQSFYENYSCGSERNYTNYCNREIEKLFDQQSTEKDVAKRKKLVWEIDKKLQEDVARPIIFHSRAGTCWQPYVKGVTVMVNSSYNGYRYEDVWMDK, via the coding sequence ATGCGGAGCGTTCATGCGCTTGCCGCCGCGGCGTTGTTATTGCTGCCGGCTTACGACCTTGCATCGGCGGGAGAGCCGAAACAGGGCGGCATTCTCAGGATGTATCACCGCGACAGCCCGGGCAGCGCCTCGATTCATGAAGGCGCGACCTATTCCATCAACATTCCCTTCATGCCGGTGTTCAACAACCTCGTCATGTTCAAGCAGGACGTGGCGCAGAACAGCGTCGAGTCGATCGTCCCCGATCTCGCGGAGAGCTGGGCCTGGAGTGCCGACAACAGGAAGCTGACCTTCAAGCTGCGGCGGGGCGTCAAATGGCATGACGGCAAGCCGTTCACGTCCGCCGACGTCAAATGCACCTTCGACATGGTGATGGGCAAATCGCAGCAGAAGTTTCGCCAGAACCCGCGAAAGTCCTGGTACGACCAGGTCAGCGACGTGACCGTGAACGGCGACTATGAGGCTTCGTTCGAACTGAAGCGGCCGCAGCCGGCTCTGCTGTCGTTGCTCGCTTCCGGCTATACGCCGGTCTATCCGTGCCACGTCTCTCCGGCCGAGATGCGCACCAAGCCGATCGGCACCGGGCCGTTCAAATTCGTCGAGTTCAAGGCCAACGAATCGATCAAGCTGACCAGGAATCCCGATTACTGGAAGAAAGGCCTGCCGCACCTCGACGGCATCGAATTCACCATCATCACCAACCGCTCGACGGCTATTCTTGGATTTGTCTCCGACAAATTCGACATGACCTTCCCGACCGAGGTGTCGATCCCGCTGCTCAAGGAGGTCAAGTCGCAGGCGCCGAAGGCTGTGTGCGTGGTCGAGCCGATCAACGTTTCGACCAACATCATCGTCAACTCGTCCGCCCCGCCTTTCGATAATCTCGATATCAGACGCGCCCTGGCGCTGGCGCTGGATCGCAAGGCGTTCATCCAGATCATGTTCGAGGGACAGGCCGATATCGGCGGCACCATGCTGCCGGCGCCGGGCGGCTTGTGGGCGATGCCGAAGGAAATGCTGGAATCGATCCCCGGCTACGGCCCCGACATCAATGCCAGCCGGGAAGAGGCGCGTAAGCTGATGCAGAAGGCCGGCTACGGCCCGGACAAGCGCCTCGCCGTCAAGGTCGCCACGCGCAACATTCCGATTTACCGCGATCCCGCCGTCATCCTGATCGACCAGTTGAAGAGCATCTACATCGATGGCGAACTCGACGTCGTCGATACCGCGCAATGGTTCCCGAAAGTCGCGCGCAAGGATTACGCGCTCGGCCTCAACCTCACCGGCAACGCCGTCGACGATCCCGACCAATCATTCTACGAGAACTATTCCTGCGGATCGGAGCGCAACTACACCAACTACTGCAACAGGGAGATCGAGAAGCTGTTCGACCAGCAGTCGACGGAAAAGGATGTTGCCAAGCGCAAGAAACTGGTCTGGGAAATCGACAAGAAGCTTCAGGAAGACGTGGCGCGGCCGATCATCTTCCACAGCCGAGCAGGGACCTGCTGGCAACCATACGTCAAGGGCGTCACCGTCATGGTGAACAGCTCCTACAACGGCTATCGTTACGAAGACGTCTGGATGGACAAGTAA
- a CDS encoding efflux RND transporter periplasmic adaptor subunit, with translation MRASRGLKWLAPLLALALSGCGDKAPQQAAAAAPSVTVAQPVKRTVTDWDEFTGRFEAVQEVQVRARVGGFVTSVEFRDGSIVRTGDLLYVIDARPFEAVAEQADGQLSDARARAELARRELDRALTLNQTQAVSDSIVDQRRQTLQAARAAEMQAEGLLKAAKLNIEFTHVMAPITGRVSRHLVTPGNLVQGSEGGATLLTSIVSLDPIYIYFDVDEATYQRNSRLWSEGKRPSSRDTPNPVQVTLTGETKPSLEGKVDFLDNRLDVSTGTLRTRAVIPNKNLSILPGQFGRVRIIGSAPYEALLLPDTAVATDQSRKIVFVVKDDNTVEAKPVTLGPLDEGLRVIREGLKPEDRVIVDGLQRARVGAKVSPHVADVKPAGDKT, from the coding sequence ATGCGCGCATCTCGCGGCCTCAAATGGTTGGCCCCGCTGCTCGCCCTGGCGCTGTCGGGCTGTGGCGACAAGGCGCCGCAACAGGCGGCTGCCGCGGCGCCGTCGGTTACGGTCGCGCAGCCGGTGAAGCGCACCGTCACCGACTGGGATGAATTCACCGGGCGGTTCGAGGCGGTGCAGGAGGTCCAGGTTCGCGCCCGCGTCGGCGGTTTCGTCACCAGCGTCGAATTCCGCGATGGCTCGATCGTACGCACGGGCGATCTGCTTTACGTGATTGACGCCCGTCCATTCGAGGCGGTCGCCGAGCAGGCCGATGGCCAGTTGTCGGACGCACGGGCGAGGGCTGAACTCGCCAGGCGCGAACTCGACCGCGCCCTGACGCTGAACCAGACCCAGGCCGTGTCCGATTCCATCGTCGATCAGCGCCGCCAGACCTTGCAGGCGGCGCGCGCCGCGGAAATGCAGGCCGAAGGCTTGCTCAAGGCCGCCAAGCTCAACATCGAGTTCACCCATGTGATGGCGCCGATTACCGGCCGCGTCAGCCGCCACCTCGTCACGCCAGGCAATCTCGTGCAGGGCAGCGAGGGCGGCGCGACGCTGCTCACCTCGATCGTCTCGCTCGATCCGATCTACATCTATTTCGACGTCGACGAGGCGACCTATCAACGCAACAGCCGGCTCTGGTCTGAAGGCAAGCGGCCGAGTTCGCGCGACACGCCGAACCCGGTACAGGTGACGCTGACCGGCGAGACCAAGCCCTCGCTTGAGGGCAAGGTGGATTTCCTCGACAACCGCCTCGACGTATCGACCGGGACTCTGCGCACCCGCGCGGTCATCCCGAACAAGAACCTCTCGATCCTTCCCGGCCAGTTCGGCCGGGTGCGGATCATCGGCAGCGCGCCTTATGAGGCGCTGCTGCTGCCGGACACGGCTGTCGCGACCGACCAGTCACGCAAGATCGTGTTCGTCGTCAAGGACGACAATACGGTCGAGGCGAAGCCGGTGACCCTCGGGCCGCTCGACGAGGGCCTGCGCGTGATCCGCGAGGGGCTGAAGCCCGAAGACCGCGTCATCGTCGACGGCCTGCAACGGGCCCGGGTGGGCGCAAAAGTCAGTCCGCATGTGGCCGATGTCAAGCCGGCCGGTGACAAGACATGA
- a CDS encoding AMP-binding protein has translation MYTGKHVHLRPLQPAFIMASSGETVTYRELDARSNRLAHLLRSRGLKRLDHYSIFMENNSRYLESCGAGERSGLYYTCVNCYLTASELAYILTNSQSRILITSREKLDVAREALKECPHVELCIVADGDGESDRIVGLQDVTADLPHAPISDECVGTAMLYSSGTTGRPKGILRPLPELPANQQLPLFDFLVKIWQYREGMIYLSPAPLYHSAPQAAVNLTIKMGGTAIIMERFDPEQYLALIPKWGVTHTQLVPTMFSRMLKLPQDVRARHDLSSLEIAIHAAAPCPAAVKDDIIKWWGPIIHEYYGATEGLGFTACNSEEWLAHRGTVGRVLLGDLHVLDESMQPCPVGTPGTVWFKTATPFEYFNDPGKTQEARSADGSMSTVGDVGYVDDDGFLYLTDRATFMIISGGVNIYPQECENLLITHPKIADAAVFGVPNPDLGEEVKAVVQPMPGVSPGQELAEELIAFCSQSLSRQKVPRSIDFEAELPRLPTGKLYKRLLRDRYWGNKTSRIV, from the coding sequence ATGTACACCGGCAAGCACGTTCATCTTCGTCCGCTACAGCCCGCCTTCATCATGGCCAGCTCCGGCGAGACCGTCACCTATCGCGAACTGGACGCCCGCTCCAACCGGCTGGCGCATCTGCTTCGCAGCCGCGGCCTGAAGCGGCTCGATCACTATTCGATCTTCATGGAGAACAACAGCCGCTATCTGGAATCCTGCGGCGCCGGCGAACGCTCGGGCCTCTATTACACCTGCGTGAACTGTTACCTCACCGCGAGCGAGCTCGCCTATATCCTGACCAACAGCCAGTCGCGCATCCTCATCACGTCAAGGGAAAAGCTCGATGTCGCGCGCGAGGCGTTGAAGGAATGCCCGCACGTTGAGCTTTGCATCGTCGCCGATGGTGACGGCGAAAGCGACCGCATCGTTGGCCTGCAGGACGTAACTGCCGACTTGCCGCATGCCCCGATATCGGATGAATGCGTCGGCACTGCGATGCTCTATTCCTCCGGCACCACCGGCCGGCCGAAGGGGATTCTGCGCCCGCTGCCGGAACTGCCGGCCAATCAGCAGTTACCGCTGTTCGATTTCCTGGTGAAGATCTGGCAGTACCGCGAGGGCATGATCTATTTGTCGCCGGCGCCGCTCTACCACTCTGCGCCGCAGGCCGCCGTCAATCTCACGATCAAGATGGGCGGCACCGCCATCATCATGGAGCGGTTCGATCCCGAACAATATCTCGCACTGATCCCGAAATGGGGCGTCACCCACACCCAGCTTGTGCCCACGATGTTCTCGCGCATGCTGAAACTGCCGCAGGACGTGCGCGCGCGTCACGATTTGTCATCCCTCGAGATCGCGATCCACGCCGCGGCGCCCTGCCCCGCGGCGGTGAAGGACGACATCATCAAATGGTGGGGGCCGATCATCCATGAATATTACGGCGCCACCGAAGGGCTCGGCTTCACCGCCTGCAACAGCGAGGAATGGCTCGCCCATCGCGGCACCGTCGGCCGCGTGTTGCTCGGCGATCTGCATGTTCTCGACGAGAGCATGCAGCCCTGCCCGGTCGGCACGCCGGGCACGGTGTGGTTCAAGACCGCGACGCCGTTCGAATATTTCAACGATCCGGGCAAGACGCAGGAGGCCCGGTCGGCCGACGGCAGCATGAGCACGGTCGGCGACGTCGGCTATGTCGACGATGACGGATTTCTCTATCTGACCGATCGCGCCACGTTCATGATCATCTCCGGCGGCGTCAACATCTATCCGCAGGAATGCGAGAACCTCTTGATCACCCACCCCAAGATCGCGGATGCGGCGGTGTTCGGCGTGCCTAATCCGGATCTCGGCGAAGAGGTCAAGGCCGTGGTGCAGCCGATGCCGGGCGTTTCGCCGGGGCAGGAATTGGCCGAGGAGTTGATCGCCTTCTGCAGCCAGTCGCTGTCGCGCCAGAAGGTGCCGCGCTCGATCGATTTCGAAGCGGAATTGCCGCGGCTGCCGACCGGCAAGCTCTATAAACGCCTGCTGCGCGATCGCTACTGGGGCAACAAGACCTCGCGGATCGTGTGA
- a CDS encoding iron-containing alcohol dehydrogenase, whose product MHRGRVVFGAMDEVVFGRPASEALVEQLNRLGTKRAFLMVSGTLNRETDAIEIIRRALGPRCAGTFDAMPPHTPRAAVIAASEQARAANADLIVTVGGGSITDGAKAVQLCLANDVSTPDDIDRIRAGRGGSPQPTAPTVRQISVPTTIAGGEFSATAGVTNEKTKVKEALRHPLLMPRAVILDPWLSQHTPEWLWLSTGIRAVDHCVEGICSREAHPYGDAQALKGLSMLAQALPRVKADSGDLGARMDCQIGTWLSTGPLASGVPMGASHGIGYVLGAEFGVPHGYTSCVMLPSVMRWNKSANAERQVLVAAAMGHPHEDAGGVLDAFIRDLGMPRSLREVNVAAEHFDHIAQAAMATPWVPRNPRKIEEPAQVREILDMAA is encoded by the coding sequence GTGCACAGAGGGCGTGTCGTATTCGGCGCCATGGATGAGGTCGTGTTCGGACGGCCGGCATCCGAGGCGCTCGTCGAACAATTGAACCGGCTCGGCACGAAACGCGCCTTCCTGATGGTCAGCGGTACCCTCAACCGCGAAACCGACGCGATCGAGATCATCCGCCGTGCGCTGGGGCCGCGCTGCGCCGGCACCTTCGACGCGATGCCGCCGCACACGCCGCGCGCCGCCGTCATCGCCGCCAGCGAACAGGCCCGCGCCGCGAATGCCGATCTCATCGTCACGGTCGGCGGCGGTTCGATTACCGACGGCGCCAAGGCGGTGCAGCTTTGCCTTGCCAATGATGTCAGCACCCCCGATGACATCGACAGGATCAGGGCCGGTCGCGGCGGCTCGCCCCAGCCCACCGCGCCGACGGTGCGCCAGATCAGCGTGCCGACGACGATTGCCGGCGGCGAATTCTCCGCCACGGCTGGCGTCACCAACGAGAAGACCAAGGTCAAGGAAGCGTTGCGCCACCCGCTGTTGATGCCGCGCGCGGTGATCCTCGATCCCTGGCTGAGCCAGCACACGCCGGAATGGCTGTGGCTCTCGACCGGCATCCGCGCCGTCGATCATTGCGTCGAGGGGATCTGCTCGCGCGAGGCGCATCCTTATGGCGACGCCCAGGCGCTGAAGGGTCTGTCGATGCTGGCGCAGGCGCTGCCGCGGGTGAAGGCCGATTCCGGCGACCTCGGCGCGCGGATGGATTGCCAGATCGGGACCTGGCTTTCGACCGGGCCGCTGGCGTCCGGCGTGCCGATGGGCGCCAGCCACGGCATCGGCTACGTGCTCGGCGCGGAGTTCGGCGTGCCGCACGGCTACACCTCCTGCGTGATGCTGCCCTCGGTGATGCGCTGGAACAAATCGGCCAATGCCGAACGGCAGGTGCTGGTTGCGGCCGCCATGGGGCATCCGCACGAGGACGCAGGCGGCGTGCTCGACGCCTTCATTCGCGACCTCGGCATGCCGCGCAGCCTGCGCGAGGTCAACGTCGCAGCCGAACATTTCGACCACATCGCGCAAGCCGCGATGGCAACGCCCTGGGTACCGCGCAATCCGCGCAAGATCGAGGAGCCGGCGCAGGTTCGAGAAATTCTGGATATGGCCGCGTAG
- a CDS encoding ABC transporter permease: MFAYIVRRLALMLVTLIGISIIIFVLLRVVPGNIVDILFDAAGFVDPTDKANLEKELGLNLPVYQQYLNWIGGLLHGDLGYSYVSEKPALQEILPRIPITARLAALALLFSASIGIPLGVLSAVHQGSRLDYTLRVVSLSGLSLPSFWLGLLILMASVSLFGSMPIYNPNPKTWTEAFAIYAVPAMAVGFRSAALTMRITRSSMLEILRQDYIRTARAKGASEASVNYRHALKNAILPVITVIGIEAAFLIGGLIVTETVFNIPGVARFLVEALRWRDYPIVQNLVMLIAVVVVVANFTVDMLYAAIDPRIRYGD; the protein is encoded by the coding sequence GTGTTTGCTTATATCGTGCGACGCCTCGCCTTGATGCTCGTGACCCTGATCGGGATCTCGATCATCATCTTCGTGCTGCTGCGCGTCGTCCCCGGCAACATCGTCGACATCCTGTTCGACGCCGCCGGCTTCGTCGATCCCACCGACAAGGCCAATCTGGAAAAGGAACTTGGCCTCAATCTGCCGGTCTACCAGCAGTATCTGAACTGGATCGGCGGCCTCTTGCACGGCGATCTCGGCTATTCCTACGTGTCGGAAAAGCCGGCGCTGCAGGAGATCCTGCCGCGTATTCCGATCACCGCGCGGCTGGCAGCGCTGGCGCTGCTGTTCTCCGCTTCCATCGGCATTCCCTTGGGGGTGCTGAGCGCGGTCCATCAGGGCTCGCGGCTCGACTATACCTTGCGCGTCGTCAGCCTGAGCGGCCTGTCACTGCCTTCGTTCTGGCTCGGGTTGTTGATCCTGATGGCGTCGGTCTCGCTGTTCGGCAGCATGCCGATCTACAACCCGAACCCGAAAACCTGGACCGAGGCCTTCGCGATCTACGCCGTCCCGGCCATGGCCGTCGGCTTCCGCAGCGCCGCGCTGACCATGCGTATCACGCGGTCCTCGATGCTGGAAATCCTGCGGCAGGATTACATCCGCACCGCGCGCGCCAAGGGGGCCTCCGAGGCGTCCGTCAATTATCGCCACGCGCTGAAGAACGCCATTCTGCCGGTCATTACCGTGATCGGCATCGAGGCGGCCTTCCTGATCGGCGGGCTGATCGTCACCGAGACCGTGTTCAATATTCCCGGCGTCGCCCGCTTCCTGGTCGAGGCGCTGCGCTGGCGCGATTACCCGATCGTCCAGAATCTCGTGATGCTGATCGCCGTGGTCGTGGTGGTCGCGAACTTCACCGTCGACATGCTTTACGCCGCGATCGATCCGCGCATCCGGTATGGGGATTAG